The Chloroflexota bacterium genomic interval GGTTCGCCGGCGCCGTGCGCAGTTACACCATAGAGGCCATGATGGGCGACAAGCGCGCCCTGCAGTCAGGCACGTCGCACTTCCTGGGCCAGAACTTCGCCCGCGCCTTTGGAACTCAATTCCTGGACAGGAACAACGAACTCCAGTACGTGTGGCAGACGTCCTGGGGCGTTAGCACGCGCATGATTGGCGCCATCGTCATGGTGCACGGCGACGACCAGGGACTGATCCTGCCGCCGGTGCTCGCGCCGATTCAGGCGGTTATCGTCCCCATCTGGCGCAAGGACGCGGAGAAGGAGGCCATCACCGCGGCTGCCACCGACCTGCGCGCCCGACTGGTCGGCGCGGGCGTGCGCACCCGTCTGGACGACCGCGACGATGTGTCGCCGGGCTTCAAGTTCAACGACTGGGAGATGCGCGGAGTGCCGCTGCGGGTGGAAATCGGCCCGCGCGACCTGGCCGCCAACCAGGCAACCCTGGCCCGCCGCGACACGGGCGAGAAGTTCCCCGTGCCCATCGCCGACCTCGCCGCTCGCGTGCCCGGCCTGCTGAAGGACATCCAGAGCAACCTGCTGCGCCGCGCCACCGAGTTCCGCGACGCCAACACCCACGACGTCCGCACGTGGGGCGAACTGGTGGAGGCCGTCGCCGACGGGTTTGCCCGCGCCTGGTGGTGCGGCTCCGCCGAATGCGAGGCCAAGATCAAGGACGAGACCAAAGCCACCACGCGCTGCATCCCGTTTGACCAGCCTGGCGGCACCGGCAAGTGCGTCGTGTGCGGCGCGGAGGCGCGAGAACAGGCCATCTTCGCCCGCGCGTATTAGCGGGCGGTTGACCCCTCTCATCCCCCATCCCCTTCTCTCCCCGCACGCGGGGTGAGAAGGGGAGTCGGGCGGGGCGACAAGCCCAACGACGCCACGCGCCCACCCCACCCTTGCTCCCCGCACACGGCGCGAGAAGGGGAAGCGCACGGCCAGGGGATGGGGCCAGCGTTCCTTGGCCCATGCACCGTGCGAGGAGCAGACTTTTTTCCCAGAATGGCAAGTTTAAAGTTCAAAAACCCCTTGCGACTTTACAGAATATCGTGTATAATAGTATCGTCTGATAGGCCAATCTACCCGACAACCAGGGAAGGGTGGTGCACACGTTGTGAGGATAGCGCGAATCCTCATCAGCAGTGTGGT includes:
- a CDS encoding proline--tRNA ligase — encoded protein: MAEKVTPRSEDYSRWYTDVVQMAELADYAPVKGCMVIRPYGYALWENVQAGLDRRFKETGHQNAYFPLFIPQSFIQKEAEHVEGFAPELAVVTHGGGEKLEEPLIVRPTSETIINTMMAKWIRSYRDLPLLLNQWCNVVRWEMRTRLFLRTTEFLWQEGHTAHATAEEAEAEARRMLDVYTDFAVNDAAIPVIPGRKSDTERFAGAVRSYTIEAMMGDKRALQSGTSHFLGQNFARAFGTQFLDRNNELQYVWQTSWGVSTRMIGAIVMVHGDDQGLILPPVLAPIQAVIVPIWRKDAEKEAITAAATDLRARLVGAGVRTRLDDRDDVSPGFKFNDWEMRGVPLRVEIGPRDLAANQATLARRDTGEKFPVPIADLAARVPGLLKDIQSNLLRRATEFRDANTHDVRTWGELVEAVADGFARAWWCGSAECEAKIKDETKATTRCIPFDQPGGTGKCVVCGAEAREQAIFARAY